One region of Wyeomyia smithii strain HCP4-BCI-WySm-NY-G18 chromosome 3, ASM2978416v1, whole genome shotgun sequence genomic DNA includes:
- the LOC129726377 gene encoding uncharacterized protein LOC129726377 isoform X6, which produces MCCIVIKSHFVIIITKVIVICFLSIIPWPGPSVFKISCSRDSSRVVRKIVQSKWLPILEKYQVKLPLECPFHPLRDIFSPQQSAKKQNRPSQWTCGFCGKSFFEEKHLDMHFENRHKSKINMAEDAVCLADYCDMMRCEVLIAKDATLSFGVDPNMMSTDIEVWSESTAYRTALTTSGPRDLAKMPVRKSFLPKILQTIKNDLLSDRKTLPAILGRKERSVNCDMVDPKKRQVSPYSENEDKHDYVVEVEDDEDEDINDDAEDDEEDDNDNDSNTTSQCEQNLVDSSLPPVDKKQQKLSEMQRMKANCKAEELQHLKSQCEILVRDCIVGLLVQLSLDDFKSMEEEMNRAVCWYLTCERYWEDGALDQRPFPWGLVFVLVMVLSLGVCLCYYIIWILFDEDHSPMGSNQITAHPSPTHGRHYLQPQATSIYHLQDGGHSATSLNSLGQISNLNVATVGTSSGTDLQHTPQIHATQVPYGDDGGGYGYSAGGSNAVVPDGASIANTSIGGGEFSELGQSEHYIYVTYPPELKRRLLESCYNRTTRL; this is translated from the exons ATGTGTTGCATTGTTATCAAATCGCACTTTGTTATCATTATAACCAAG GTGATAGTAATCTGTTTTCTATCAATCATACCATGGCCGGGACCCAGCGTGTTCAAGATATCCTGCTCTCGGGACAGCTCCCGTGTGGTACGCAAAATAGTCCAATCCAAATGGTTGCCGATACTGGAAAAGTACCAAGTCAAGTTACCACTGGAATGTCCGTTTCATCCCTTGCGCGATATCTTCAGTCCGCAGCAGAGTGCCAAGAAGCAAAACCGCCCGAGCCAGTGGACCTGCGGTTTCTGTGGTAAAAGCTTCTTCGAAGAGAAACATCTGGACATGCACTTCGAAAATCGGCATAAGAGTAAAATCAACATGGCCGAGGACGCAGTCTGCTTAGCCGACTATTGCGATATGATGCGTTGTGAAGTGCTTATCGCGAAGGACGCAACGCTGTCATTTGGTGTTGATCCCAACATGATGTCTACCGATATCGAGGTTTGGAGTGAATCGACTGCCTACAGGACTGCGCTCACTACATCGGGTCCAAGAGATTTGGCCAAGATGCCCGTAAG gaaatCATTTCTTCCAAAAATATTGCAGACCATCAAAAACGACCTTTTAAGTGATCGCAAGACGTTACCAGCCATATTGGGAAGGAAGGAACGATCAGTAAACTGCGATATGGTCGATCCTAAAAAACGTCAGGTTAGCCCTTATTCCGAAAACGAAG ACAAGCACGATTACGTAGTCGAAGTTGAGGATGATGAGGATGAAGATATTAACGACGACGCTGAAGATGACGAGGAAGATGATAATGATAACGATAGCAATACAACATCGCAGTGCGAGCAAAATCTAGTGGATTCGTCGCTACCGCCTGTCGATAAAAAACAACAGAAACTGTCAGAAATGCAACGAATGAAGGCCAACTGCAAAGCAGAGGAGCTGCAACACTTAAAGTCCCAGTGTGAAATTCTAGTACGGGACTGCATTGTGGGCTTACTGGTGCAATTGTCCCTAGACGATTTCAAAAGCATGGAAGAAGAAATGAATCGTGCTGTCTGCTGGTATTTAACATGCGAACGGTATTGGGAAGATGGTGCGCTAGATCAGCGACCCTTCCCCTGGGGATTGGTGTTTGTATTAGTGATGGTGCTATCGTTGGGAGTATGTCTGTGCTATTACATCATTTGGATTTTGTTTGA TGAAGATCATAGCCCAATGGGAAGTAATCAAATTACGGCTCACCCAAGCCCAACACATGGTCGGCACTATTTACAGCCACAGGCAACTAGTATTTACCACCTGCAGGATGGTGGACACTCGGCCACAAGTCTCAACAGTCTAGGTCAGATATCGAATTTGAATGTGGCAACGGTGGGAACATCCAGCGGGACCGACCTTCAGCACACGCCACAAATTCATGCTACCCAAGTACCATATGGCGACGATGGTGGGGGCTACGGATACAGCGCAGGCGGATCCAACGCTGTTGTTCCCGACGGGGCGTCTATCGCCAATACCTCAATTGGGGGTGGAGAGTTCAGCGAACTTGGTCAAAGTGAACACTACATCTACGTGACCTACCCACCAGAACTGAAACGAAGACTACTAGAAAG CTGCTACAATAGAACGACCCGTCTTTGA
- the LOC129726377 gene encoding uncharacterized protein LOC129726377 isoform X2 produces MVLKVIVICFLSIIPWPGPSVFKISCSRDSSRVVRKIVQSKWLPILEKYQVKLPLECPFHPLRDIFSPQQSAKKQNRPSQWTCGFCGKSFFEEKHLDMHFENRHKSKINMAEDAVCLADYCDMMRCEVLIAKDATLSFGVDPNMMSTDIEVWSESTAYRTALTTSGPRDLAKMPVRKSFLPKILQTIKNDLLSDRKTLPAILGRKERSVNCDMVDPKKRQVSPYSENEDKHDYVVEVEDDEDEDINDDAEDDEEDDNDNDSNTTSQCEQNLVDSSLPPVDKKQQKLSEMQRMKANCKAEELQHLKSQCEILVRDCIVGLLVQLSLDDFKSMEEEMNRAVCWYLTCERYWEDGALDQRPFPWGLVFVLVMVLSLGVCLCYYIIWILFDEDHSPMGSNQITAHPSPTHGRHYLQPQATSIYHLQDGGHSATSLNSLGQISNLNVATVGTSSGTDLQHTPQIHATQVPYGDDGGGYGYSAGGSNAVVPDGASIANTSIGGGEFSELGQSEHYIYVTYPPELKRRLLERNSASFLRHSK; encoded by the exons ATGGTATTAAAG GTGATAGTAATCTGTTTTCTATCAATCATACCATGGCCGGGACCCAGCGTGTTCAAGATATCCTGCTCTCGGGACAGCTCCCGTGTGGTACGCAAAATAGTCCAATCCAAATGGTTGCCGATACTGGAAAAGTACCAAGTCAAGTTACCACTGGAATGTCCGTTTCATCCCTTGCGCGATATCTTCAGTCCGCAGCAGAGTGCCAAGAAGCAAAACCGCCCGAGCCAGTGGACCTGCGGTTTCTGTGGTAAAAGCTTCTTCGAAGAGAAACATCTGGACATGCACTTCGAAAATCGGCATAAGAGTAAAATCAACATGGCCGAGGACGCAGTCTGCTTAGCCGACTATTGCGATATGATGCGTTGTGAAGTGCTTATCGCGAAGGACGCAACGCTGTCATTTGGTGTTGATCCCAACATGATGTCTACCGATATCGAGGTTTGGAGTGAATCGACTGCCTACAGGACTGCGCTCACTACATCGGGTCCAAGAGATTTGGCCAAGATGCCCGTAAG gaaatCATTTCTTCCAAAAATATTGCAGACCATCAAAAACGACCTTTTAAGTGATCGCAAGACGTTACCAGCCATATTGGGAAGGAAGGAACGATCAGTAAACTGCGATATGGTCGATCCTAAAAAACGTCAGGTTAGCCCTTATTCCGAAAACGAAG ACAAGCACGATTACGTAGTCGAAGTTGAGGATGATGAGGATGAAGATATTAACGACGACGCTGAAGATGACGAGGAAGATGATAATGATAACGATAGCAATACAACATCGCAGTGCGAGCAAAATCTAGTGGATTCGTCGCTACCGCCTGTCGATAAAAAACAACAGAAACTGTCAGAAATGCAACGAATGAAGGCCAACTGCAAAGCAGAGGAGCTGCAACACTTAAAGTCCCAGTGTGAAATTCTAGTACGGGACTGCATTGTGGGCTTACTGGTGCAATTGTCCCTAGACGATTTCAAAAGCATGGAAGAAGAAATGAATCGTGCTGTCTGCTGGTATTTAACATGCGAACGGTATTGGGAAGATGGTGCGCTAGATCAGCGACCCTTCCCCTGGGGATTGGTGTTTGTATTAGTGATGGTGCTATCGTTGGGAGTATGTCTGTGCTATTACATCATTTGGATTTTGTTTGA TGAAGATCATAGCCCAATGGGAAGTAATCAAATTACGGCTCACCCAAGCCCAACACATGGTCGGCACTATTTACAGCCACAGGCAACTAGTATTTACCACCTGCAGGATGGTGGACACTCGGCCACAAGTCTCAACAGTCTAGGTCAGATATCGAATTTGAATGTGGCAACGGTGGGAACATCCAGCGGGACCGACCTTCAGCACACGCCACAAATTCATGCTACCCAAGTACCATATGGCGACGATGGTGGGGGCTACGGATACAGCGCAGGCGGATCCAACGCTGTTGTTCCCGACGGGGCGTCTATCGCCAATACCTCAATTGGGGGTGGAGAGTTCAGCGAACTTGGTCAAAGTGAACACTACATCTACGTGACCTACCCACCAGAACTGAAACGAAGACTACTAGAAAG GAACTCAGCATCCTTTCTAAGACACTCCAAATAG
- the LOC129726377 gene encoding uncharacterized protein LOC129726377 isoform X4, whose protein sequence is MKRQSAYARCNDVKLVSKIRHSRSEIRKVIVICFLSIIPWPGPSVFKISCSRDSSRVVRKIVQSKWLPILEKYQVKLPLECPFHPLRDIFSPQQSAKKQNRPSQWTCGFCGKSFFEEKHLDMHFENRHKSKINMAEDAVCLADYCDMMRCEVLIAKDATLSFGVDPNMMSTDIEVWSESTAYRTALTTSGPRDLAKMPVRKSFLPKILQTIKNDLLSDRKTLPAILGRKERSVNCDMVDPKKRQVSPYSENEDKHDYVVEVEDDEDEDINDDAEDDEEDDNDNDSNTTSQCEQNLVDSSLPPVDKKQQKLSEMQRMKANCKAEELQHLKSQCEILVRDCIVGLLVQLSLDDFKSMEEEMNRAVCWYLTCERYWEDGALDQRPFPWGLVFVLVMVLSLGVCLCYYIIWILFDSEDHSPMGSNQITAHPSPTHGRHYLQPQATSIYHLQDGGHSATSLNSLGQISNLNVATVGTSSGTDLQHTPQIHATQVPYGDDGGGYGYSAGGSNAVVPDGASIANTSIGGGEFSELGQSEHYIYVTYPPELKRRLLERNSASFLRHSK, encoded by the exons ATGAAACGACAATCGGCTTATGCTCGTTGTAATGATGTAAAGCTAGTCTCAAAAATTCGTCATTcaagaagtgaaatacgaaag GTGATAGTAATCTGTTTTCTATCAATCATACCATGGCCGGGACCCAGCGTGTTCAAGATATCCTGCTCTCGGGACAGCTCCCGTGTGGTACGCAAAATAGTCCAATCCAAATGGTTGCCGATACTGGAAAAGTACCAAGTCAAGTTACCACTGGAATGTCCGTTTCATCCCTTGCGCGATATCTTCAGTCCGCAGCAGAGTGCCAAGAAGCAAAACCGCCCGAGCCAGTGGACCTGCGGTTTCTGTGGTAAAAGCTTCTTCGAAGAGAAACATCTGGACATGCACTTCGAAAATCGGCATAAGAGTAAAATCAACATGGCCGAGGACGCAGTCTGCTTAGCCGACTATTGCGATATGATGCGTTGTGAAGTGCTTATCGCGAAGGACGCAACGCTGTCATTTGGTGTTGATCCCAACATGATGTCTACCGATATCGAGGTTTGGAGTGAATCGACTGCCTACAGGACTGCGCTCACTACATCGGGTCCAAGAGATTTGGCCAAGATGCCCGTAAG gaaatCATTTCTTCCAAAAATATTGCAGACCATCAAAAACGACCTTTTAAGTGATCGCAAGACGTTACCAGCCATATTGGGAAGGAAGGAACGATCAGTAAACTGCGATATGGTCGATCCTAAAAAACGTCAGGTTAGCCCTTATTCCGAAAACGAAG ACAAGCACGATTACGTAGTCGAAGTTGAGGATGATGAGGATGAAGATATTAACGACGACGCTGAAGATGACGAGGAAGATGATAATGATAACGATAGCAATACAACATCGCAGTGCGAGCAAAATCTAGTGGATTCGTCGCTACCGCCTGTCGATAAAAAACAACAGAAACTGTCAGAAATGCAACGAATGAAGGCCAACTGCAAAGCAGAGGAGCTGCAACACTTAAAGTCCCAGTGTGAAATTCTAGTACGGGACTGCATTGTGGGCTTACTGGTGCAATTGTCCCTAGACGATTTCAAAAGCATGGAAGAAGAAATGAATCGTGCTGTCTGCTGGTATTTAACATGCGAACGGTATTGGGAAGATGGTGCGCTAGATCAGCGACCCTTCCCCTGGGGATTGGTGTTTGTATTAGTGATGGTGCTATCGTTGGGAGTATGTCTGTGCTATTACATCATTTGGATTTTGTTTGA CAGTGAAGATCATAGCCCAATGGGAAGTAATCAAATTACGGCTCACCCAAGCCCAACACATGGTCGGCACTATTTACAGCCACAGGCAACTAGTATTTACCACCTGCAGGATGGTGGACACTCGGCCACAAGTCTCAACAGTCTAGGTCAGATATCGAATTTGAATGTGGCAACGGTGGGAACATCCAGCGGGACCGACCTTCAGCACACGCCACAAATTCATGCTACCCAAGTACCATATGGCGACGATGGTGGGGGCTACGGATACAGCGCAGGCGGATCCAACGCTGTTGTTCCCGACGGGGCGTCTATCGCCAATACCTCAATTGGGGGTGGAGAGTTCAGCGAACTTGGTCAAAGTGAACACTACATCTACGTGACCTACCCACCAGAACTGAAACGAAGACTACTAGAAAG GAACTCAGCATCCTTTCTAAGACACTCCAAATAG
- the LOC129726377 gene encoding uncharacterized protein LOC129726377 isoform X5 yields MCCIVIKSHFVIIITKVIVICFLSIIPWPGPSVFKISCSRDSSRVVRKIVQSKWLPILEKYQVKLPLECPFHPLRDIFSPQQSAKKQNRPSQWTCGFCGKSFFEEKHLDMHFENRHKSKINMAEDAVCLADYCDMMRCEVLIAKDATLSFGVDPNMMSTDIEVWSESTAYRTALTTSGPRDLAKMPVRKSFLPKILQTIKNDLLSDRKTLPAILGRKERSVNCDMVDPKKRQVSPYSENEDKHDYVVEVEDDEDEDINDDAEDDEEDDNDNDSNTTSQCEQNLVDSSLPPVDKKQQKLSEMQRMKANCKAEELQHLKSQCEILVRDCIVGLLVQLSLDDFKSMEEEMNRAVCWYLTCERYWEDGALDQRPFPWGLVFVLVMVLSLGVCLCYYIIWILFDSEDHSPMGSNQITAHPSPTHGRHYLQPQATSIYHLQDGGHSATSLNSLGQISNLNVATVGTSSGTDLQHTPQIHATQVPYGDDGGGYGYSAGGSNAVVPDGASIANTSIGGGEFSELGQSEHYIYVTYPPELKRRLLERNSASFLRHSK; encoded by the exons ATGTGTTGCATTGTTATCAAATCGCACTTTGTTATCATTATAACCAAG GTGATAGTAATCTGTTTTCTATCAATCATACCATGGCCGGGACCCAGCGTGTTCAAGATATCCTGCTCTCGGGACAGCTCCCGTGTGGTACGCAAAATAGTCCAATCCAAATGGTTGCCGATACTGGAAAAGTACCAAGTCAAGTTACCACTGGAATGTCCGTTTCATCCCTTGCGCGATATCTTCAGTCCGCAGCAGAGTGCCAAGAAGCAAAACCGCCCGAGCCAGTGGACCTGCGGTTTCTGTGGTAAAAGCTTCTTCGAAGAGAAACATCTGGACATGCACTTCGAAAATCGGCATAAGAGTAAAATCAACATGGCCGAGGACGCAGTCTGCTTAGCCGACTATTGCGATATGATGCGTTGTGAAGTGCTTATCGCGAAGGACGCAACGCTGTCATTTGGTGTTGATCCCAACATGATGTCTACCGATATCGAGGTTTGGAGTGAATCGACTGCCTACAGGACTGCGCTCACTACATCGGGTCCAAGAGATTTGGCCAAGATGCCCGTAAG gaaatCATTTCTTCCAAAAATATTGCAGACCATCAAAAACGACCTTTTAAGTGATCGCAAGACGTTACCAGCCATATTGGGAAGGAAGGAACGATCAGTAAACTGCGATATGGTCGATCCTAAAAAACGTCAGGTTAGCCCTTATTCCGAAAACGAAG ACAAGCACGATTACGTAGTCGAAGTTGAGGATGATGAGGATGAAGATATTAACGACGACGCTGAAGATGACGAGGAAGATGATAATGATAACGATAGCAATACAACATCGCAGTGCGAGCAAAATCTAGTGGATTCGTCGCTACCGCCTGTCGATAAAAAACAACAGAAACTGTCAGAAATGCAACGAATGAAGGCCAACTGCAAAGCAGAGGAGCTGCAACACTTAAAGTCCCAGTGTGAAATTCTAGTACGGGACTGCATTGTGGGCTTACTGGTGCAATTGTCCCTAGACGATTTCAAAAGCATGGAAGAAGAAATGAATCGTGCTGTCTGCTGGTATTTAACATGCGAACGGTATTGGGAAGATGGTGCGCTAGATCAGCGACCCTTCCCCTGGGGATTGGTGTTTGTATTAGTGATGGTGCTATCGTTGGGAGTATGTCTGTGCTATTACATCATTTGGATTTTGTTTGA CAGTGAAGATCATAGCCCAATGGGAAGTAATCAAATTACGGCTCACCCAAGCCCAACACATGGTCGGCACTATTTACAGCCACAGGCAACTAGTATTTACCACCTGCAGGATGGTGGACACTCGGCCACAAGTCTCAACAGTCTAGGTCAGATATCGAATTTGAATGTGGCAACGGTGGGAACATCCAGCGGGACCGACCTTCAGCACACGCCACAAATTCATGCTACCCAAGTACCATATGGCGACGATGGTGGGGGCTACGGATACAGCGCAGGCGGATCCAACGCTGTTGTTCCCGACGGGGCGTCTATCGCCAATACCTCAATTGGGGGTGGAGAGTTCAGCGAACTTGGTCAAAGTGAACACTACATCTACGTGACCTACCCACCAGAACTGAAACGAAGACTACTAGAAAG GAACTCAGCATCCTTTCTAAGACACTCCAAATAG
- the LOC129726377 gene encoding uncharacterized protein LOC129726377 isoform X3 — MVLKVIVICFLSIIPWPGPSVFKISCSRDSSRVVRKIVQSKWLPILEKYQVKLPLECPFHPLRDIFSPQQSAKKQNRPSQWTCGFCGKSFFEEKHLDMHFENRHKSKINMAEDAVCLADYCDMMRCEVLIAKDATLSFGVDPNMMSTDIEVWSESTAYRTALTTSGPRDLAKMPVRKSFLPKILQTIKNDLLSDRKTLPAILGRKERSVNCDMVDPKKRQVSPYSENEDKHDYVVEVEDDEDEDINDDAEDDEEDDNDNDSNTTSQCEQNLVDSSLPPVDKKQQKLSEMQRMKANCKAEELQHLKSQCEILVRDCIVGLLVQLSLDDFKSMEEEMNRAVCWYLTCERYWEDGALDQRPFPWGLVFVLVMVLSLGVCLCYYIIWILFDSEDHSPMGSNQITAHPSPTHGRHYLQPQATSIYHLQDGGHSATSLNSLGQISNLNVATVGTSSGTDLQHTPQIHATQVPYGDDGGGYGYSAGGSNAVVPDGASIANTSIGGGEFSELGQSEHYIYVTYPPELKRRLLESCYNRTTRL; from the exons ATGGTATTAAAG GTGATAGTAATCTGTTTTCTATCAATCATACCATGGCCGGGACCCAGCGTGTTCAAGATATCCTGCTCTCGGGACAGCTCCCGTGTGGTACGCAAAATAGTCCAATCCAAATGGTTGCCGATACTGGAAAAGTACCAAGTCAAGTTACCACTGGAATGTCCGTTTCATCCCTTGCGCGATATCTTCAGTCCGCAGCAGAGTGCCAAGAAGCAAAACCGCCCGAGCCAGTGGACCTGCGGTTTCTGTGGTAAAAGCTTCTTCGAAGAGAAACATCTGGACATGCACTTCGAAAATCGGCATAAGAGTAAAATCAACATGGCCGAGGACGCAGTCTGCTTAGCCGACTATTGCGATATGATGCGTTGTGAAGTGCTTATCGCGAAGGACGCAACGCTGTCATTTGGTGTTGATCCCAACATGATGTCTACCGATATCGAGGTTTGGAGTGAATCGACTGCCTACAGGACTGCGCTCACTACATCGGGTCCAAGAGATTTGGCCAAGATGCCCGTAAG gaaatCATTTCTTCCAAAAATATTGCAGACCATCAAAAACGACCTTTTAAGTGATCGCAAGACGTTACCAGCCATATTGGGAAGGAAGGAACGATCAGTAAACTGCGATATGGTCGATCCTAAAAAACGTCAGGTTAGCCCTTATTCCGAAAACGAAG ACAAGCACGATTACGTAGTCGAAGTTGAGGATGATGAGGATGAAGATATTAACGACGACGCTGAAGATGACGAGGAAGATGATAATGATAACGATAGCAATACAACATCGCAGTGCGAGCAAAATCTAGTGGATTCGTCGCTACCGCCTGTCGATAAAAAACAACAGAAACTGTCAGAAATGCAACGAATGAAGGCCAACTGCAAAGCAGAGGAGCTGCAACACTTAAAGTCCCAGTGTGAAATTCTAGTACGGGACTGCATTGTGGGCTTACTGGTGCAATTGTCCCTAGACGATTTCAAAAGCATGGAAGAAGAAATGAATCGTGCTGTCTGCTGGTATTTAACATGCGAACGGTATTGGGAAGATGGTGCGCTAGATCAGCGACCCTTCCCCTGGGGATTGGTGTTTGTATTAGTGATGGTGCTATCGTTGGGAGTATGTCTGTGCTATTACATCATTTGGATTTTGTTTGA CAGTGAAGATCATAGCCCAATGGGAAGTAATCAAATTACGGCTCACCCAAGCCCAACACATGGTCGGCACTATTTACAGCCACAGGCAACTAGTATTTACCACCTGCAGGATGGTGGACACTCGGCCACAAGTCTCAACAGTCTAGGTCAGATATCGAATTTGAATGTGGCAACGGTGGGAACATCCAGCGGGACCGACCTTCAGCACACGCCACAAATTCATGCTACCCAAGTACCATATGGCGACGATGGTGGGGGCTACGGATACAGCGCAGGCGGATCCAACGCTGTTGTTCCCGACGGGGCGTCTATCGCCAATACCTCAATTGGGGGTGGAGAGTTCAGCGAACTTGGTCAAAGTGAACACTACATCTACGTGACCTACCCACCAGAACTGAAACGAAGACTACTAGAAAG CTGCTACAATAGAACGACCCGTCTTTGA
- the LOC129726377 gene encoding uncharacterized protein LOC129726377 isoform X1 has protein sequence MVLKVIVICFLSIIPWPGPSVFKISCSRDSSRVVRKIVQSKWLPILEKYQVKLPLECPFHPLRDIFSPQQSAKKQNRPSQWTCGFCGKSFFEEKHLDMHFENRHKSKINMAEDAVCLADYCDMMRCEVLIAKDATLSFGVDPNMMSTDIEVWSESTAYRTALTTSGPRDLAKMPVRKSFLPKILQTIKNDLLSDRKTLPAILGRKERSVNCDMVDPKKRQVSPYSENEDKHDYVVEVEDDEDEDINDDAEDDEEDDNDNDSNTTSQCEQNLVDSSLPPVDKKQQKLSEMQRMKANCKAEELQHLKSQCEILVRDCIVGLLVQLSLDDFKSMEEEMNRAVCWYLTCERYWEDGALDQRPFPWGLVFVLVMVLSLGVCLCYYIIWILFDSEDHSPMGSNQITAHPSPTHGRHYLQPQATSIYHLQDGGHSATSLNSLGQISNLNVATVGTSSGTDLQHTPQIHATQVPYGDDGGGYGYSAGGSNAVVPDGASIANTSIGGGEFSELGQSEHYIYVTYPPELKRRLLERNSASFLRHSK, from the exons ATGGTATTAAAG GTGATAGTAATCTGTTTTCTATCAATCATACCATGGCCGGGACCCAGCGTGTTCAAGATATCCTGCTCTCGGGACAGCTCCCGTGTGGTACGCAAAATAGTCCAATCCAAATGGTTGCCGATACTGGAAAAGTACCAAGTCAAGTTACCACTGGAATGTCCGTTTCATCCCTTGCGCGATATCTTCAGTCCGCAGCAGAGTGCCAAGAAGCAAAACCGCCCGAGCCAGTGGACCTGCGGTTTCTGTGGTAAAAGCTTCTTCGAAGAGAAACATCTGGACATGCACTTCGAAAATCGGCATAAGAGTAAAATCAACATGGCCGAGGACGCAGTCTGCTTAGCCGACTATTGCGATATGATGCGTTGTGAAGTGCTTATCGCGAAGGACGCAACGCTGTCATTTGGTGTTGATCCCAACATGATGTCTACCGATATCGAGGTTTGGAGTGAATCGACTGCCTACAGGACTGCGCTCACTACATCGGGTCCAAGAGATTTGGCCAAGATGCCCGTAAG gaaatCATTTCTTCCAAAAATATTGCAGACCATCAAAAACGACCTTTTAAGTGATCGCAAGACGTTACCAGCCATATTGGGAAGGAAGGAACGATCAGTAAACTGCGATATGGTCGATCCTAAAAAACGTCAGGTTAGCCCTTATTCCGAAAACGAAG ACAAGCACGATTACGTAGTCGAAGTTGAGGATGATGAGGATGAAGATATTAACGACGACGCTGAAGATGACGAGGAAGATGATAATGATAACGATAGCAATACAACATCGCAGTGCGAGCAAAATCTAGTGGATTCGTCGCTACCGCCTGTCGATAAAAAACAACAGAAACTGTCAGAAATGCAACGAATGAAGGCCAACTGCAAAGCAGAGGAGCTGCAACACTTAAAGTCCCAGTGTGAAATTCTAGTACGGGACTGCATTGTGGGCTTACTGGTGCAATTGTCCCTAGACGATTTCAAAAGCATGGAAGAAGAAATGAATCGTGCTGTCTGCTGGTATTTAACATGCGAACGGTATTGGGAAGATGGTGCGCTAGATCAGCGACCCTTCCCCTGGGGATTGGTGTTTGTATTAGTGATGGTGCTATCGTTGGGAGTATGTCTGTGCTATTACATCATTTGGATTTTGTTTGA CAGTGAAGATCATAGCCCAATGGGAAGTAATCAAATTACGGCTCACCCAAGCCCAACACATGGTCGGCACTATTTACAGCCACAGGCAACTAGTATTTACCACCTGCAGGATGGTGGACACTCGGCCACAAGTCTCAACAGTCTAGGTCAGATATCGAATTTGAATGTGGCAACGGTGGGAACATCCAGCGGGACCGACCTTCAGCACACGCCACAAATTCATGCTACCCAAGTACCATATGGCGACGATGGTGGGGGCTACGGATACAGCGCAGGCGGATCCAACGCTGTTGTTCCCGACGGGGCGTCTATCGCCAATACCTCAATTGGGGGTGGAGAGTTCAGCGAACTTGGTCAAAGTGAACACTACATCTACGTGACCTACCCACCAGAACTGAAACGAAGACTACTAGAAAG GAACTCAGCATCCTTTCTAAGACACTCCAAATAG